A stretch of the Glutamicibacter sp. JL.03c genome encodes the following:
- a CDS encoding ABC transporter ATP-binding protein: protein MATVTFDKATRIYPGALVPSVDAIDLEIQDGEFLVLVGPSGCGKSTTLRMLAGLEEVDSGRILIGDKDVTNVPPKDRDIAMVFQNYALYPHMTVAENMGFALKIAGVDKEERNRRVQEAAKLLDLEQYLNRKPKALSGGQRQRVAMGRAIVRSPQVFLMDEPLSNLDAKLRVQTRTQIASLTRRLGVTTVYVTHDQVEALTMGDRVAVLKDGELQQVGTPRELYDRPRNVFVAGFIGSPAMNLVKLESAHGQVAFGSTLIQAPGAQGGTTLGFRPEDIEIAGAGEGVEIVVDVVEELGADAYIYGSAELAGETQMIVVRVDGRTPPARGQKLNIAPRLQHVHLFDTESGLRLDEA, encoded by the coding sequence ATGGCAACTGTGACCTTTGATAAGGCCACCCGTATCTACCCAGGCGCTCTCGTGCCCTCAGTGGATGCAATCGACCTGGAAATTCAAGACGGAGAATTCCTCGTGCTTGTGGGACCGTCAGGTTGTGGCAAGTCCACCACCTTGCGCATGCTCGCAGGTTTGGAGGAGGTCGATTCCGGTCGCATCCTCATCGGCGACAAGGACGTGACCAACGTTCCGCCAAAGGACCGCGACATCGCAATGGTTTTCCAGAACTACGCACTGTACCCTCACATGACCGTGGCCGAGAACATGGGCTTCGCATTGAAGATTGCAGGTGTTGACAAGGAAGAACGAAACCGTCGCGTTCAGGAAGCAGCCAAGCTTCTGGATCTGGAGCAATACCTGAACCGCAAGCCAAAGGCGCTATCCGGCGGTCAGCGTCAGCGTGTGGCCATGGGCCGCGCAATCGTTCGCTCCCCTCAGGTCTTCTTGATGGATGAGCCGCTGTCCAACCTAGATGCGAAGCTGCGTGTGCAGACTCGCACCCAGATCGCGTCGCTAACTCGTCGTCTCGGCGTGACCACCGTGTACGTGACTCACGACCAGGTTGAAGCACTGACTATGGGCGATCGAGTAGCAGTGCTCAAGGATGGCGAACTGCAACAGGTTGGCACCCCCCGTGAACTCTACGACCGCCCGCGCAACGTATTCGTTGCCGGCTTCATCGGCTCCCCCGCCATGAACTTGGTCAAGCTGGAATCCGCGCATGGACAGGTAGCCTTCGGGTCGACCCTGATTCAGGCTCCTGGCGCACAGGGTGGAACCACGCTGGGCTTCCGTCCGGAAGATATCGAGATTGCAGGCGCTGGCGAAGGCGTCGAGATCGTCGTCGATGTCGTCGAAGAGCTTGGCGCTGATGCCTACATCTATGGCTCCGCCGAACTAGCCGGCGAAACCCAGATGATCGTGGTTCGAGTTGATGGCCGGACGCCACCAGCTCGTGGCCAGAAGCTGAACATTGCACCTCGCTTGCAGCACGTTCACCTGTTTGATACAGAGAGCGGTCTGCGTCTAGACGAAGCCTAG
- the otsB gene encoding trehalose-phosphatase, with protein sequence MPSLDNRFHDSYTPDGISTLPELDPELQAALGSFAAHQKILVALDFDGTMSPIVDRPEDARPLPESAELFVQLQQLPGVFAALVSGRNLASLAQVYPEPMPEFCIGSHGAERRVPEPFQASWIDKPLSAEQKNLLAQVTAELAAVADRHAEVSLEYKPSATVLHVRRASPQAAAAALHEAKTALQPVAGVKLLEGKAVLEASVHQGDKGESLFWLKELLQVDAVLFIGDDVTDENGFKVLDATDLGVKVGSGPTAARHHIASPQDLPELLQNLISMRH encoded by the coding sequence ATGCCATCGCTCGATAACCGGTTCCACGATTCCTACACACCCGACGGGATAAGCACCTTGCCTGAGCTCGACCCGGAACTGCAAGCCGCCCTGGGCAGCTTTGCAGCCCATCAGAAGATCCTTGTGGCCCTGGACTTTGACGGGACCATGTCGCCCATCGTCGATCGCCCCGAAGATGCCCGGCCACTGCCGGAATCAGCGGAGCTTTTCGTACAGCTCCAGCAGCTGCCTGGCGTTTTTGCCGCACTCGTCTCCGGGCGCAACCTGGCCTCACTGGCTCAGGTCTATCCCGAGCCAATGCCGGAATTCTGCATCGGCTCGCACGGCGCCGAGCGCCGGGTCCCAGAACCCTTCCAGGCTTCGTGGATTGACAAGCCGCTGAGCGCGGAGCAGAAGAACTTGCTGGCCCAGGTCACCGCGGAGCTAGCCGCGGTCGCTGACCGCCACGCCGAGGTGTCCTTGGAGTACAAGCCATCGGCGACTGTGCTGCACGTGCGTCGCGCGTCTCCCCAGGCCGCTGCAGCGGCGCTGCACGAAGCTAAAACCGCTCTGCAACCTGTGGCGGGGGTCAAGTTGCTGGAAGGAAAAGCGGTCCTTGAAGCCTCGGTCCATCAGGGCGACAAGGGCGAGAGCCTTTTCTGGCTCAAGGAATTGTTACAAGTCGACGCGGTGCTTTTCATCGGCGATGATGTCACCGACGAAAACGGCTTCAAGGTCCTGGATGCTACGGATCTTGGTGTGAAGGTAGGCTCCGGGCCCACGGCAGCTAGGCATCATATAGCGTCTCCGCAAGACTTGCCAGAGCTTTTGCAAAACCTGATTTCCATGCGACACTAA
- a CDS encoding alpha,alpha-trehalose-phosphate synthase (UDP-forming), protein MGTPAPSQNTEETYDLVVVANRLPVDRITHPDGSQGFRRSPGGLVTALAPIMAASDGAWVGWHGGIDEELESFDKDDIHMVPVPLSEDDLELYYEGFSNSTLWPLYHDVIVPPEYHRTWWDRYKKINQRFADAVLKIAAPDATVWVHDYQLQLVPQMIRLARPDLKIGFFLHIPFPAASLFSQLPWRKQILQGLAGADLVGFQRETDASNFLRCLRRFTEYSTKGDVATPPAGNQMQNLCRASAHPISIDTEQIAKLARDPQIIARAGQIRNELGNPKTVILGVDRLDYTKGIRHRLKAYGELLADEQLRAGDVCLIQVASPSRENVDTYMELRDQVELMVGQITGQHDTLSHTTLRYLHQSYPLREMIALYLAADVLLVTALRDGMNLVAKEFVAAHQDGRGVLVLSEYTGAADQLTQAVLVNPHDIDGMKDKIIQAVNMSETEQDKRMRRMNRHLKVNTVARWSEVFLAELAEISAASSADAIAR, encoded by the coding sequence GTGGGTACCCCAGCACCAAGCCAGAACACCGAGGAAACTTACGATTTGGTGGTCGTAGCCAACAGGCTGCCCGTTGACCGGATTACCCATCCCGACGGGTCGCAAGGTTTCCGGCGCTCCCCTGGAGGCCTGGTGACAGCGCTTGCTCCGATCATGGCAGCTTCGGACGGCGCTTGGGTTGGCTGGCATGGTGGCATCGACGAAGAACTGGAGAGCTTCGACAAAGATGACATCCATATGGTGCCCGTGCCACTGAGCGAAGATGACCTGGAGCTGTACTACGAGGGCTTTTCGAACTCCACACTATGGCCGCTTTATCACGATGTGATCGTTCCCCCTGAATACCACCGCACGTGGTGGGACCGTTATAAGAAGATCAATCAGCGTTTTGCCGATGCCGTACTGAAAATCGCGGCCCCCGATGCCACGGTGTGGGTCCACGATTACCAACTGCAGCTGGTACCCCAGATGATCCGCCTGGCACGACCGGATCTGAAAATCGGTTTCTTCCTGCATATCCCGTTCCCTGCAGCCAGCCTCTTCTCCCAGCTGCCATGGCGCAAGCAGATCCTCCAAGGGCTGGCCGGCGCGGACCTCGTTGGGTTCCAGCGCGAAACCGATGCCTCCAATTTCCTGCGGTGCCTGCGCCGCTTCACCGAATACTCCACCAAGGGCGATGTTGCCACTCCCCCGGCAGGCAACCAGATGCAGAACCTCTGCCGGGCTAGTGCCCACCCGATTTCGATTGATACCGAGCAGATCGCCAAGCTCGCGCGCGACCCGCAAATCATCGCCCGCGCCGGACAAATCCGCAACGAATTGGGCAATCCGAAAACTGTCATCCTGGGCGTGGACCGCCTGGACTACACCAAGGGCATTCGCCACCGACTCAAGGCCTATGGCGAATTGCTTGCCGACGAACAGCTGCGTGCCGGCGATGTCTGCCTGATCCAGGTAGCCAGCCCGAGCCGCGAGAACGTTGACACCTACATGGAACTGCGCGACCAGGTGGAACTGATGGTCGGGCAAATCACCGGCCAGCATGACACCCTGAGCCACACCACGTTGCGCTACCTGCATCAGTCCTATCCGCTGCGCGAAATGATCGCGCTGTACCTGGCTGCCGACGTCTTGCTGGTAACTGCGCTGCGCGACGGCATGAACCTGGTCGCCAAGGAGTTCGTTGCAGCCCACCAGGATGGCCGGGGCGTATTGGTGCTCTCCGAGTACACCGGCGCGGCCGACCAGCTGACCCAAGCCGTATTGGTCAACCCGCACGATATCGACGGCATGAAAGACAAGATCATCCAGGCCGTGAATATGAGCGAAACGGAACAGGATAAGCGCATGCGTCGAATGAACCGGCACCTGAAGGTCAATACCGTGGCCCGCTGGTCGGAAGTGTTCCTCGCCGAGCTTGCCGAAATCAGCGCCGCTTCCTCGGCAGATGCCATCGCTCGATAA
- a CDS encoding DsbA family protein yields MSTNNPRPTKAQRNASAREKAAQLRASQEAAQKRKSLFVKLGVLVAVVVVIALVVTLIVRNNNAKIEDSGATPQGATAAGGIVVTSADTVAEKTTDKVDVTTLTAPTEQLESAKPRDLTVAKKGEPINITMYVDANCVHCADFEATYGDQIEKWLADGDINVEYRNVGYLDGGSPTNFSSRGANALACVADESPAAYMKFVKALWGHYPEGEMKNAELAQMAVDNGASESVGDCIGGDKFRPFVQYTTTAGQYDGVKGTPSIFIQGKEFALGTEDFPTKVEEAIKANK; encoded by the coding sequence ATGTCTACGAATAACCCGCGCCCGACCAAGGCGCAGCGTAACGCGAGCGCTCGCGAAAAAGCAGCCCAGCTGCGAGCCAGCCAAGAGGCCGCCCAGAAGCGCAAGTCGCTTTTCGTGAAGCTCGGCGTTCTAGTTGCCGTTGTTGTTGTCATCGCTCTGGTCGTGACACTGATCGTTCGAAACAACAACGCGAAGATTGAAGATAGCGGTGCCACGCCTCAGGGTGCGACCGCTGCTGGAGGTATCGTTGTCACTTCCGCGGACACGGTCGCCGAGAAGACCACAGACAAGGTGGATGTCACCACGCTGACCGCTCCCACGGAGCAGCTGGAAAGTGCCAAACCACGTGACCTGACTGTCGCCAAGAAGGGCGAGCCAATCAACATCACCATGTACGTGGATGCGAACTGCGTGCACTGCGCGGATTTCGAAGCCACCTATGGCGACCAGATCGAAAAGTGGCTGGCCGACGGTGACATCAACGTTGAATACCGCAACGTCGGGTACCTGGACGGCGGCTCGCCAACCAACTTCTCCTCGCGTGGCGCCAATGCCCTGGCGTGCGTTGCCGATGAGAGCCCAGCTGCCTACATGAAGTTCGTCAAGGCACTGTGGGGCCACTACCCAGAGGGCGAAATGAAGAATGCCGAACTGGCCCAGATGGCTGTCGATAACGGCGCCAGCGAATCGGTCGGCGACTGCATCGGCGGCGACAAGTTCCGTCCATTCGTCCAGTACACGACCACCGCTGGCCAGTACGACGGAGTGAAGGGAACCCCTTCGATCTTCATCCAGGGCAAGGAATTCGCTCTGGGCACCGAAGACTTCCCGACCAAGGTCGAGGAAGCCATCAAGGCCAACAAGTAA
- a CDS encoding DUF808 domain-containing protein, with translation MAGGLVALLDDVAALVKVTAASLDDVALGAAKASTKAMGVVVDDAAVTPQYVEGISPKRELPIIWKIALGSIRNKLIFILPVALLLSYFAPWALTPILMIGGAYLVFEGAEKLLEAFGWIKHHGPGGEGKERDEKSIINSAVRTDLVLSAEILVISLNEVAHEPFITRALILIVVAVMMTVAVYGAVALIVKMDDIGLHMAAKPRKLSQKIGRGLVKAMPIIMSVLSKVGVVAMLWVGGHLLLVGMDELGWHAPYGFVHHIEELVHHATGSAGAVLGWCVNTAFSCVAGFIMGAIITVIVLSLQKLRNKGKAEPAH, from the coding sequence ATGGCCGGAGGCCTTGTAGCACTATTGGACGACGTAGCTGCGCTGGTGAAGGTCACTGCAGCGTCACTTGACGACGTGGCCCTTGGCGCGGCCAAGGCCAGTACCAAGGCCATGGGTGTGGTCGTCGACGATGCCGCGGTAACACCACAATACGTGGAAGGCATCTCTCCTAAGCGCGAACTCCCGATCATCTGGAAGATCGCATTGGGGTCGATCCGCAACAAGCTGATCTTCATCCTTCCCGTCGCCCTGCTGCTCTCTTACTTCGCGCCGTGGGCGCTGACCCCGATCCTGATGATCGGCGGCGCTTACCTGGTTTTCGAAGGAGCGGAAAAACTGCTCGAAGCCTTCGGCTGGATCAAGCATCATGGCCCTGGCGGAGAAGGCAAAGAGCGCGACGAGAAGTCCATCATCAACTCGGCGGTGCGTACCGACCTGGTGCTCTCGGCGGAGATCCTGGTGATCTCGCTGAACGAAGTCGCACACGAGCCGTTCATCACCCGCGCCCTGATCCTGATCGTTGTCGCCGTAATGATGACCGTGGCGGTTTACGGCGCGGTGGCGCTGATCGTCAAGATGGATGACATTGGCCTGCACATGGCCGCCAAGCCGCGCAAGCTCTCGCAGAAAATCGGACGCGGTCTGGTCAAGGCCATGCCGATCATCATGTCGGTGCTCAGCAAAGTCGGCGTGGTCGCCATGCTGTGGGTCGGCGGCCACCTGCTGCTCGTCGGAATGGACGAACTTGGCTGGCACGCCCCGTACGGATTCGTGCACCACATCGAAGAGCTGGTGCATCACGCCACCGGTTCAGCCGGCGCGGTATTGGGCTGGTGCGTTAATACCGCCTTCTCCTGCGTGGCCGGATTCATCATGGGCGCCATCATCACGGTGATCGTCCTTTCGCTCCAGAAGCTGCGGAACAAGGGCAAGGCCGAGCCAGCCCACTAG
- a CDS encoding class I SAM-dependent DNA methyltransferase, which yields MSREQKEQANARHARGAYFTPEPVAAFMAQWALQAPASKVLEPSCGDAQFLQAVHRELGARHGQTQLLGYELHEPTVAQARQRLAEQSINAQIRQADFFDIQGSGEMDVVIGNPPYVRYQLHRGADRQRSRLAAKNAGVELNELASIWAAFVVHATSFLAPGGRMALVLPAELMFVNYAGVVRAMLLERFATVNLAVFEQRLFADAQEEVVLLLAEGYQHGPSEHFNLHQFRNAQDLAQLGSGIRHVPEHAADRWTGSLVGLEAQGILAAANAGGRFATLKSWGETSLGAVTGNNKWFTLSERQVRELALDDQDLIRISPPGSRHLRGLELDQPGWERLRDHGAAAYLFRPAGAPSAAGEHLVATGELDNVDQAYKCRVRSPWWRVPVLSVPDLFMTYMNADTPRLTANEAQVHHINSIHGVYLGADARELGRELLPLASLNTLTMLGAEMVGRSYGGGILKLEPREADVLPVPSIAMVQQYAEALRGIKPVVRDLLAAGKKQEATEMVDGIVLERMLGLDRGAVDTIRAARTNMLERRKARGKAVKG from the coding sequence TTGAGTAGAGAACAAAAAGAGCAGGCCAACGCCCGCCATGCGCGGGGAGCCTACTTCACCCCGGAGCCGGTTGCGGCCTTCATGGCGCAGTGGGCGCTTCAGGCACCGGCCTCCAAAGTCCTGGAACCCTCCTGTGGCGACGCTCAATTCCTCCAAGCCGTACACCGTGAACTCGGCGCGCGCCACGGGCAAACGCAGCTGCTGGGCTACGAATTGCATGAACCCACGGTTGCCCAGGCGCGCCAACGGCTGGCCGAGCAGTCAATCAACGCGCAGATTCGCCAAGCCGACTTCTTCGACATCCAGGGCTCCGGCGAAATGGATGTCGTGATCGGCAACCCGCCCTATGTGCGCTACCAGCTGCATCGCGGCGCAGATCGCCAGCGATCGCGGCTGGCTGCGAAGAATGCCGGAGTGGAGCTGAACGAACTGGCCAGCATCTGGGCCGCTTTCGTTGTGCACGCGACCAGTTTCCTGGCCCCCGGCGGCCGGATGGCCCTGGTGCTGCCTGCCGAGCTGATGTTCGTGAATTACGCAGGAGTGGTTCGTGCCATGCTGCTCGAGCGCTTCGCCACGGTGAATCTTGCAGTCTTCGAGCAGCGGCTCTTCGCCGACGCCCAGGAAGAAGTGGTGCTGCTGCTGGCCGAAGGCTACCAGCATGGGCCCAGCGAGCATTTCAACCTGCACCAATTCCGCAACGCCCAGGATCTCGCGCAGCTCGGATCCGGTATCCGCCATGTTCCCGAGCACGCGGCAGATCGCTGGACCGGATCGCTGGTGGGGCTCGAAGCCCAGGGGATCCTGGCCGCGGCCAACGCCGGCGGCCGCTTCGCAACGCTCAAGTCCTGGGGCGAAACATCGCTCGGCGCGGTCACCGGCAACAACAAGTGGTTCACCCTCAGTGAGCGGCAGGTGCGCGAGCTGGCCCTGGACGACCAGGACCTGATCCGCATCTCGCCTCCCGGATCCAGGCACCTTCGCGGGCTGGAACTCGACCAGCCCGGGTGGGAACGCCTGCGCGATCATGGGGCGGCGGCCTATCTCTTCCGTCCCGCCGGCGCACCGAGCGCTGCCGGTGAGCACCTGGTGGCCACCGGCGAACTGGACAACGTGGACCAGGCCTATAAATGCCGGGTGCGCTCGCCGTGGTGGCGGGTGCCGGTGCTTTCGGTGCCGGATTTGTTCATGACCTACATGAACGCCGATACGCCGCGACTGACCGCCAACGAGGCCCAGGTCCACCACATCAACTCGATCCACGGGGTGTATCTCGGCGCGGATGCGCGTGAGCTGGGGCGCGAACTGTTGCCCCTGGCCTCGCTGAATACACTGACCATGCTGGGCGCCGAAATGGTCGGACGCTCCTACGGCGGCGGGATCCTCAAGCTCGAACCGAGGGAAGCCGACGTATTGCCGGTGCCTTCGATCGCCATGGTGCAGCAGTACGCCGAGGCGCTGCGCGGCATCAAGCCCGTGGTGCGTGACTTGCTGGCGGCCGGGAAGAAGCAGGAAGCCACCGAGATGGTCGATGGGATCGTGCTGGAGCGCATGCTTGGCCTGGACCGGGGCGCGGTGGACACCATCCGTGCGGCACGCACGAACATGCTGGAGCGCCGCAAGGCGCGCGGCAAAGCGGTGAAGGGATAA
- a CDS encoding GNAT family N-acetyltransferase, with product MFENLNFSLSPLCVLPEQRGELAQLYPVTDQRWHQKFDRLSLLVTVRDRGTLVAAGLVHDSIVAPTESMNAVELGCMAVRPEYRRLGIRQHVTSLRLEHAVRSGKTPIMVIDAQNPASWAFYERSELWERERSFEQEGRLKFIYRATQTAWEWVENLPQASEDCLGISTAAPSIQAPCFAAAPATRPMLGMQLPFGEQVPALPML from the coding sequence GTGTTTGAAAACCTGAACTTTTCCTTGTCACCCCTCTGCGTTCTGCCCGAGCAGCGTGGCGAATTGGCACAGCTCTACCCGGTGACCGACCAACGGTGGCATCAGAAATTCGACCGCCTCAGCTTGCTGGTGACGGTGCGTGACCGCGGCACACTCGTCGCGGCCGGTTTGGTTCACGACTCGATCGTGGCACCCACCGAATCAATGAACGCCGTCGAGCTGGGTTGCATGGCAGTGCGGCCCGAATACCGCCGGCTGGGGATCCGCCAGCACGTGACCTCATTGCGCCTGGAGCATGCGGTGCGCTCAGGCAAGACGCCGATCATGGTCATCGACGCGCAGAACCCTGCCTCGTGGGCCTTCTACGAACGCTCCGAGCTGTGGGAGCGCGAGCGCAGCTTCGAGCAGGAGGGACGCTTGAAGTTCATCTACCGGGCCACCCAGACGGCCTGGGAGTGGGTCGAGAACCTGCCGCAGGCTTCCGAAGACTGCCTCGGCATCAGCACCGCTGCTCCGTCGATCCAGGCGCCATGTTTCGCCGCGGCTCCGGCAACTCGGCCGATGCTTGGCATGCAGCTGCCTTTCGGCGAACAGGTCCCGGCGCTGCCGATGCTCTGA
- a CDS encoding Atu2307/SP_0267 family LLM class monooxygenase produces MSGTLLLPEIGAETFGDISQDADGNLLTHAQVIRNVIAEGQAAESANLDFFGVGEHHRDDYAVSSPEIVLAALASTTDRIKLGTAVTVLSSDDPVRVYQRFATLDAISQGRAEIVAGRGSFIESFPLFGFELDDYEELYEEKLDLLVKLRHGNPVVWHGKHRAALRNQQVYPLLEKQPLATWVGVGGSPQSVVRAARHGLPLFLAIIGGQPSGFEGLVSLYHRALKEFGHGEQPVAAHFHGLVADSDEEALETLWPHYQRTMNRLGAERGWPPASKMRLKASMGPDGAMMAGSVGTVASKLASATRKLGLSRADIKYSAGTLPHEAMMRSIKLLGEEVKPRVHELLGA; encoded by the coding sequence ATGAGCGGCACACTGCTCCTACCCGAGATCGGCGCCGAGACTTTTGGCGACATCAGCCAGGACGCTGACGGGAACCTGCTCACCCACGCGCAGGTGATCCGCAACGTCATCGCCGAAGGCCAGGCAGCCGAATCGGCCAATCTGGACTTCTTCGGCGTGGGCGAACACCATCGCGACGACTATGCCGTGTCTTCACCCGAGATCGTGTTGGCCGCCTTGGCCAGCACCACCGATCGCATCAAGCTGGGCACCGCCGTGACCGTGCTCTCCAGCGATGATCCGGTCAGGGTCTACCAGCGCTTCGCGACCTTGGATGCCATTTCCCAGGGCCGTGCGGAAATCGTGGCCGGACGTGGATCCTTTATCGAGTCGTTCCCGCTGTTCGGCTTCGAGCTGGATGACTATGAAGAGCTCTACGAGGAGAAACTGGACCTCCTGGTGAAATTGCGCCACGGAAATCCAGTGGTCTGGCACGGCAAGCACCGCGCGGCATTGCGCAACCAGCAGGTCTACCCGCTGCTGGAAAAGCAGCCCCTGGCCACGTGGGTGGGTGTCGGCGGCAGCCCGCAATCCGTGGTCCGTGCCGCGCGCCACGGGTTGCCGCTCTTCCTGGCCATCATCGGCGGCCAGCCCTCCGGCTTTGAGGGATTGGTGTCCCTGTACCACCGCGCGCTGAAGGAATTCGGCCATGGGGAGCAACCCGTCGCCGCCCACTTCCACGGGCTGGTCGCAGATAGCGACGAAGAGGCCTTGGAAACCCTCTGGCCGCATTACCAGAGGACCATGAACCGTCTCGGGGCCGAACGAGGATGGCCGCCGGCCAGCAAAATGCGGCTGAAGGCATCCATGGGACCCGATGGGGCCATGATGGCCGGAAGCGTTGGCACCGTGGCGTCGAAGCTCGCCTCGGCCACCAGGAAACTGGGCCTGTCGCGGGCTGACATCAAGTATTCGGCGGGAACGCTGCCCCACGAGGCGATGATGCGCAGCATCAAACTGCTCGGCGAAGAAGTCAAGCCCCGCGTCCACGAATTGCTCGGCGCTTAA
- a CDS encoding threonine/serine ThrE exporter family protein, whose protein sequence is MAHRSDEEHGAASPQIGEDPAPSAGVLPRISTSEINMGFHPEDPMEEPATASELPLNTAVSANVAAADASDIEWRTGQVHTTDEGITLMPTRANPVARRLLAKMWISDTPPTQALNIVERLQGTPYANPKVNDQQDASSRRTMEFALDLGETLIRYGAGALEVETSIIAVTAALGLSHLDVDITNQSLHLNYSPPDAESYSVLRVVRSYTSNYAGLVLVHELVSDIIAGGVSRSASAKRLKEITRRPKPFPRWIVASGRALFAAAFVLFIGGSWAGALVAMFSSSLVTQIGRYGSRWRVPEFFTIAVSTMVITGIALIGHQLHAPLDPALVVSGGILLLLPSGRFVSALQDAINGFPVTAVGRLFSASLTYGAILSGIAAALVISDAFGGEEVDVHQIVTTEYPAWLLVLLVAVAIAAGAVTEQSALRLLLPTVGIAVGGYLIQMLAEGIGLGERAVPAIVATVIGFAARFASDKLRTPQLVLAAPAVMFLLPGLMIFRAMYGIVINVDDMATGLVEMFNAMAIMLSIAGGVVFGETLCRPLTSNARRERRRIRRR, encoded by the coding sequence GTGGCGCATCGATCTGACGAGGAGCACGGTGCAGCGTCACCGCAGATCGGCGAAGATCCAGCGCCATCAGCCGGTGTGCTTCCGCGTATTTCGACTAGTGAAATCAACATGGGATTCCACCCGGAAGATCCAATGGAGGAGCCTGCCACCGCTTCCGAGTTGCCGCTGAATACCGCCGTGAGTGCCAATGTGGCCGCTGCGGATGCCTCCGATATCGAGTGGCGTACAGGCCAGGTCCACACCACCGACGAAGGCATCACCCTGATGCCGACGCGTGCCAACCCGGTGGCTCGTCGGCTGCTGGCCAAGATGTGGATCTCGGACACCCCGCCGACTCAGGCGCTGAATATCGTCGAGCGGCTACAGGGCACTCCCTATGCCAACCCCAAAGTCAACGACCAACAGGATGCTTCCTCGCGTCGCACCATGGAATTCGCCTTGGACCTGGGGGAAACCCTGATCCGTTACGGCGCTGGCGCGCTGGAGGTGGAAACCAGCATCATCGCGGTGACCGCGGCCCTGGGGTTGAGCCACCTGGATGTCGACATCACCAATCAGTCCCTGCACCTCAACTACAGCCCGCCGGACGCCGAGAGCTATTCGGTACTGCGCGTGGTCCGTTCCTACACGTCCAACTATGCGGGGCTGGTGCTGGTGCACGAGCTGGTCTCGGACATCATTGCCGGCGGTGTTTCGCGCAGCGCTTCGGCTAAGCGCCTGAAGGAAATTACCCGTCGCCCCAAGCCGTTCCCTCGTTGGATTGTTGCCAGCGGCCGGGCGCTGTTCGCGGCGGCTTTCGTGCTTTTCATCGGCGGTTCATGGGCCGGGGCGCTGGTGGCGATGTTTTCCTCCAGCCTGGTGACGCAGATCGGGCGCTACGGCTCGCGCTGGCGCGTCCCCGAGTTCTTCACCATTGCCGTCTCGACCATGGTGATTACCGGGATCGCGCTGATCGGGCATCAACTACATGCTCCATTGGACCCGGCGCTCGTGGTTTCCGGCGGTATCCTGCTGCTTTTGCCGTCGGGACGTTTCGTCTCGGCTCTGCAGGACGCGATCAACGGCTTCCCGGTCACCGCGGTGGGCCGCTTGTTCTCCGCCAGCCTGACCTACGGGGCGATCTTGAGCGGGATCGCTGCAGCCCTGGTGATCTCCGACGCATTCGGAGGGGAAGAAGTCGATGTCCATCAGATCGTGACGACCGAGTATCCGGCGTGGTTGCTGGTCCTCTTGGTAGCCGTGGCCATTGCCGCCGGCGCCGTGACCGAACAAAGTGCGCTGCGCTTGCTGTTGCCGACTGTGGGGATCGCCGTGGGCGGCTATCTGATCCAGATGCTCGCTGAGGGCATTGGCCTGGGTGAACGCGCGGTTCCAGCAATTGTTGCCACGGTGATCGGCTTTGCCGCTCGCTTCGCTTCGGACAAGCTGCGCACTCCGCAGCTGGTCCTAGCCGCTCCGGCCGTGATGTTCCTGCTGCCGGGTTTGATGATCTTCCGGGCCATGTACGGCATCGTGATCAACGTCGATGACATGGCCACCGGTCTTGTGGAGATGTTCAATGCCATGGCGATCATGCTGTCCATCGCCGGCGGCGTTGTCTTCGGCGAGACCCTGTGCCGTCCGCTGACTTCCAATGCACGGCGCGAGCGCCGGCGCATCCGCCGCCGCTAG